One Silene latifolia isolate original U9 population chromosome 4, ASM4854445v1, whole genome shotgun sequence DNA segment encodes these proteins:
- the LOC141652486 gene encoding NAC domain-containing protein 21/22-like: MGLRDIGATLPPGFRFYPSDEELVCHYLRKKIINEESLKGTLVEIDLHTCEPWQLPEVAKLNTSEWYFFSFRDRKYATGFRTNRATTAGYWKATGKDRVVLDPKTKDIVGMRKTLVFYRNRAPNGIKTGWIMHEFRLESPHMPPKEDWVLCRVFHKGKTTDENNISNINININKNNNQNQYMIEHNTTSTSSPPPLVASPPSTNHQHTIPCECQKPNPNPLFFNPNSVSTTTNLNNFLHNLKDDNDYGFFFDMDLDDTNNNLVDGISHSLVQHGGFGDVRFEDDSNGTIFI; this comes from the exons ATGGGTTTAAGAGATATCGGAGCAACGCTTCCACCCGGATTTAGATTTTATCCGAGTGACGAAGAATTAGTATGTCATTATCTTCGTAAAAAGATTATTAATGAAGAATCTCTTAAGGGCACTTTGGTTGAAATTGATTTGCATACTTGTGAACCATGGCAACTTCCTG AGGTGGCTAAGCTCAACACTAGCGAATGGTATTTCTTTAGCTTTCGCGATCGTAAGTACGCAACCGGTTTTCGGACCAATAGGGCTACGACAGCTGGCTATTGGAAAGCAACGGGAAAAGATCGGGTTGTACTTGACCCGAAGACTAAGGATATTGTTGGGATGAGAAAGACTTTGGTTTTCTATAGAAATCGGGCTCCGAATGGGATTAAAACGGGTTGGATCATGCATGAGTTTCGGTTGGAGAGTCCACATATGCCTCCTAAG GAAGATTGGGTGTTATGCAGAGTATTTCACAAGGGTAAGACAACAGATGAAAATAATATctctaatattaatattaatattaataaaaataataaccaAAATCAATACATGATTGAACATAACACAACAAGcacctcatctccaccaccattaGTAGCATCACCACCTTCTACAAACCATCAACACACAATCCCTTGTGAATGCCaaaaacctaaccctaatcctcTATTTTTTAATCCAAACTCCGTCTCAACGACGACAAACCTTAATAACTTCCTACACAATCTTAAGGATGATAATGATTACGGGTTTTTCTTCGACATGGATTTAGACGATACAAACAATAATTTGGTTGACGGAATTTCTCATTCTCTGGTACAACATGGCGGATTTGGAGACGTAAGATTTGAAGACGATAGTAACGGGACAATATTCATTTAA